The Streptomyces sp. ICC1 DNA window ACCGGAGCAACTCCCCAATCGCTGCGGGGTTACGCGCGATGTGACGTTCCGCACGCGGGTCAATGCGGAACGTAAACGTCCGTGGCGGCCGAGTCCCACATTCGGGACGGAGGCGTGTTCGCCCGTAGCGGAGGGATCGGGCGTCACTGACGTGAACTGTCCGCGCTTAGGGGGTAAGACATTCCTAGTGGATCGGGGCGACACGCTGATTTGCACGGTCCGGGACCGGCTTCCGTTCGCCATCGGCGTACACCTGTGACGGGTATCTGCCTGGCCTGCGGGAACATCGTCTCGCACCATCGGGTTGGAGCAGTTGTCGGCACTTGCAGCCGGGTTTTCCCACGGACGTGAGGGTGAGCCGCGGACGGATGTCGGCAGTTGGAATGAGCTGTCCCGCCCCGCGGGACTAGCATGCGGAAGGACAGGGCGGGGACCGACCCCGAACTGCCCGACCGCTCTGAGGAGCGATAAACGATGTTCGAGAGGTTCACAGACCGCGCGCGGCGGGTTGTCGTCCTGGCTCAGGAAGAAGCCCGGATGCTCAACCACAACTACATCGGCACTGAGCACATCCTCCTGGGCTTGATCCACGAGGGTGAGGGTGTCGCCGCTAAGGCCTTGGAGAGCCTCGGGATTTCGCTCGAGGCTGTTCGCCAGCAGGTTGAGGAGATCATCGGCCAGGGGCAGCAGGCCCCGTCCGGCCACATCCCCTTCACCCCGCGGGCGAAGAAGGTCCTGGAGCTTTCGCTCCGAGAGGCCCTCCAGCTCGGCCACAACTACATCGGCACCGAGCACATCCTGCTCGGCCTCATTCGCGAGGGCGAGGGCGTCGCCGCCCAGGTCCTGGTGAAGCTGGGCGCCGATCTCAACCGAGTCCGGCAGCAGGTCATCCAGCTGCTCTCCGGCTACTCCGGCGGAGGCAAGGAGTCGGCCACGGCCGGCGGCCCGGCCGAGGGCACGCCCTCGACCTCGCTCGTCCTGGACCAGTTCGGCCGCAACCTGACGCAGGCCGCTCGCGAATCCAAGCTCGACCCGGTCATCGGGCGCGAGAAGGAGATCGAGCGGGTCATGCAGGTGCTGTCCCGCCGGACCAAGAACAACCCGGTCCTCATCGGCGAGCCCGGCGTCGGCAAGACCGCCGTCGTCGAGGGCCTCGCCCAGGCGATCGTCAAGGGCGAGGTGCCCGAGACCCTCAAGGACAAGCACCTCTACACCCTTGACCTGGGTGCCCTGGTGGCCGGTTCCCGCTACCGCGGTGACTTCGAAGAGCGCCTCAAGAAGGTGCTCAAGGAGATCCGCACCCGCGGCGACATCATCCTGTTCATCGACGAGCTCCACACCCTGGTGGGTGCGGGTGCCGCCGAGGGCGCGATCGACGCCGCCAGCATCCTGAAGCCCATGCTGGCCCGTGGCGAGCTCCAGACCATCGGTGCCACGACGCTGGACGAGTACCGCAAGCACCTTGAGAAGGACGCCGCTCTCGAGCGCCGCTTCCAGCCGATCCAGGTGGCGGAGCCTTCCCTCCAGCACACCATCGAGATCCTCAAGGGCCTGCGCGACCGCTACGAGGCCCACCACCGCGTCTCCATCACGGACGAGGCCCTCGTGCAGGCGGCCACCCTGGCCGACCGGTACATCTCGGACCGCTTCCTCCCGGACAAGGCGATCGACCTGATCGACGAGGCCGGCTCCCGGATGCGCATCCGCCGGATGACCGCGCCGCCGGACCTCCGCGAGTTCGACGAGAAGATCGCGAACGTGCGTCGCGACAAGGAGTCGGCCATCGACTCCCAGGACTTCGAGAAGGCGGCTTCCCTCCG harbors:
- a CDS encoding ATP-dependent Clp protease ATP-binding subunit encodes the protein MFERFTDRARRVVVLAQEEARMLNHNYIGTEHILLGLIHEGEGVAAKALESLGISLEAVRQQVEEIIGQGQQAPSGHIPFTPRAKKVLELSLREALQLGHNYIGTEHILLGLIREGEGVAAQVLVKLGADLNRVRQQVIQLLSGYSGGGKESATAGGPAEGTPSTSLVLDQFGRNLTQAARESKLDPVIGREKEIERVMQVLSRRTKNNPVLIGEPGVGKTAVVEGLAQAIVKGEVPETLKDKHLYTLDLGALVAGSRYRGDFEERLKKVLKEIRTRGDIILFIDELHTLVGAGAAEGAIDAASILKPMLARGELQTIGATTLDEYRKHLEKDAALERRFQPIQVAEPSLQHTIEILKGLRDRYEAHHRVSITDEALVQAATLADRYISDRFLPDKAIDLIDEAGSRMRIRRMTAPPDLREFDEKIANVRRDKESAIDSQDFEKAASLRDSEKQLLAGKAKREKEWKAGDMDIVAEVDGELIAEVLATATGIPVFKLTEEESSRLLRMEDELHKRVIGQKDAIKALSQAIRRTRAGLKDPKRPGGSFIFAGPSGVGKTELAKTLAEFLFGDEDALISLDMSEFSEKHTVSRLFGSPPGYVGYEEGGQLTEKVRRKPFSVVLFDEVEKAHPDIFNSLLQILEDGRLTDSQGRVVDFKNTVIIMTTNLGTRDISKGFNLGFAAVGDTKTGYDRMKVKVNEELKQHFRPEFLNRVDDTVVFHQLAEEDIIQIVDLMLAKVDDRLKDRDMGIELSGDAKLLLAKRGYDPILGARPLRRTIQREIEDVLSEKILFGELRPGHIVVVGKEGEGEEAKFTFRGEEKSALPDLPPIEATGSGPDLSKGA